The following nucleotide sequence is from Parambassis ranga chromosome 21, fParRan2.1, whole genome shotgun sequence.
atgagtatatcagctcattagcatatcaatctgttcagaatgatttttttcattcaacATTAGATGAAGTGTATGGGAGATACAGGCACAAATACAtgcatttcctgtgcgttggcgaagggtcaaatttGTGGTGGCACCACAGCCAGACTGTATGACGaggtgctgcgtttttgataacttttggtccctaaccccttTAGGGCGAGCGCACCAATTCTCAGccctatcaagcaattcccctaggaggagttcgcaaaaggggggggagtgcaaattggaacatagcatggttttttcaaaatggcagacttcctgtacgtcCTGGAATTTTTGCCCAACAGGCTTTTTTGCTCATTGCGAGGCGATACATAGGTGTACCCATCCCTagaacacctcaccagggaggCATCCAGGTGGCATCCAAAACAGATGCGCCTCAGCTGACTCATCTTGTGAAGGAGCAGTGGCTCTACTCCAAGCttctctcgggtgactgagctcctCACTCTATCTCTAAGgaagcgcccagccacccttcaaaGAAAGCTCATTTCCGCTgcttgtattcgcgatctcattctttcagtcactacccaaagctcatgaccataggtgataGTTGGAACATAGATTGAcaggtaaatcgagagctttgCCTTATGGCTCAGGGCAGATCTCAGTCACCCctggtgccttgccgccggggagctttttgactacctcagCAACTTCAGCCGGGTGAaaaacgagtccaccactgagttcTCAGCCTCTGCTTCCGTAATGGAAGGCATGTTGGTGGGATTAAAGAGATCCTCTAAGTACTCCTTCCACTGTCCAACAACATCCCCAGTCgtggtcaacagctccccacccccCACTGTAAACAGTGTTGGTGGATTACTGATCCCCTTCCTGAGGCACAGAATGGTtagccagaatctctttgaggccgACCAATattcctcctccatggcctctcCAAACTCCTCTGGGTTTTTGCCTCCTCAACTGCCCTAgatgcagcacgcttggcctgccgatacccagctgcttcaggagacCAACGAGCCAACCAGGctcgataggactccttcttcagcttgtgGGCATCCCTGAGTTCTGGTGTCCACCACCATGTCCCGTGATTGCTGCCACGGCAGGCTTTGCGGCCACAGCTTCGGACAGCCTCATCGAAGCTCTCCCAGAGGTGGGAGTTTTTTTAAGAGTTTTTTAAGAGTTGAAGATCTCTATGCTAGAGGTTTCCGGCAAATGTTACCAACAGACCCGCACAATACTTTTGGGCCTGCCAGgtctgtccagcctcttcccccgccaacggatccaactcaccaccaaaTCTTGATCAGTTGACAACTCAGCCCCTCTCTGTGTCCAGTGATCGGGTCGCTGAGGCCGCTGCTTTCAATCGCTACAAGATGCTCTTTGCACCATCCCTTATAACTTAAGCTAGCAGTCTCTGATTCTCTGCTTGGAGAGCTTGCAGGGTTTGGTCATGCTGACCCAGAAGAATTTCCTGATGAGTGAGAGCTTGCGTCGTTGAGGGAGGTGAAGAGCCTGCTGGATCCATTGTTGGCCAGTTCTTCTGTTATGTAAAGAAGGTCCAAATGCATGCTGAAGGTAAAAGAGTCTTTATTTGTTaacaaaagatttaaaaaaaaattccacttGGGAGAAAAAACATCGAGTTCAGGTGCTCTGATAGAAGGATGTAATGTGGAATGAAAGAGGGGGCAAAACAAAGGTCCAGGTCCGGAGCGAGGATCAGCTGGGCGGTGGGGCTGGAAGCCTGACACAGAAAGAGCAAGTAAAGTTAACaatcacacagcacagaaaaggTACAGGGCTGGTATCTTACGTACGTGAAGAACTGGCACTGAAGTCAAAGGAAGGGGTGTTTAAGTATCTGAACGGAGAAAGAAGATTGGACGAGGTAGATTgagtcagcagcagctccacccagcagatctCACACACCTGGAGGAAAAAGCACAGGAGACAAGCagggcaaacaaaacagaaaggaacCACTAGGGGCATCAGCCAGTGTTCGGCACAAAAGATCTGCGGGGTGCCTTTGGTGGGGactagttgttttgttttctttcatatttgtttgtttatattattattttggtTGCTCCCATACAGTCTGCCAGGCTTTGTGGAGTGATCATTTATTGCAGTGCCTTATTAGTCACATGTGCAGAGAAGCCAATTGGTGTCTtcaaaaaactaaaagtttGTAGTGTTCACATGTTGTCAAGTGTTTATCCTTGTCCTGGCAGCTGTCTCTGGAAGTGGGTGGGTATATTAATTTTGTTTGCTATATTAACCAAATTGTTCACCATGAATAAATTGATTTGAACTTCCCCACCTTCTTATCGCTTTAGGAGCTGGTCCATGGCCTGtgtaacaagtgtgtgtgtacactgagggaggagcaacagaaacacagagagatgtcAGAGCAGTGAGGAAGTGTGTCCACAAAGgagatataaatgtgtgtgtgtatgacagagTTCTGGTCAGAGAGCTGCCACAGCTCTCTCCAGATCTCTTATAATGGAGGTCAGAGAAGGATCAGATCTCTGTTTTCCAGAGCTCCACAATACCTCCTGCAGGAAGCCGACACTTTCTCCGAgtaatgttgtgtttctgtgctttctAATGTCGACCATGTCTGTGCTCACTGTAACTCTCAACCTGCTCGTCATCATCTCAGTCTCTCACTTCaggtaaagttttgaaatgtgcaGCTTACCACCacaaatgatgatgattatacAGATGTTTAACCAAATGTTAACCTAGAACTGTTCTAAGCACTTTAATCTCAAATTGTATGTTTATTCTCCTTCCATGATTGTAttcttacatttttaattatctTCTATGTCTCCAGGCGGCTCCACACACCcaccaacctcctcctcctctctctggctgtctcagACTTCACTGTGGGCCTCGTGGTCTTACCGAGTGAAATCATGAGAACTACAGCCTGCTGGTTTCTGGGTGAGTTCATGTGTTCATTTTCCATATATGTCAACACTGTCACTGTTGGTTCTTCAGTTGGAAACATGGTGATGATATCAGCTGATCGTTATGTGGCTATATGTGACCCTCTGCATTATCCAAGCAGACTCACTTTGACGCGAGTTAAAACATGCATTTCTCTGTGTTGGTTGTGTTTGGCTTTCTACTGTAGTATCTATGTAAAGGATGACTTACGAAAAGACACACATACTTCCTGCtatggagagtgtgtgtttgccattGACTACATTACAGGGATTACAGACCTTGTTTTAAACTTCATTGTTCCAGTTAGCACCATCATAGTTCTGTACCTCAGAGtctttgtggtggctgtgtctcaggctcgtGCCATGCGCTCTCACATTACAGGTGTCAGTCTGCAGCAGTCAGGGACTGTGACATCGAAgaagtctgagctgaaagcagccaggactctGGGTGTTCTTGTAGTTGTGTTTCTAACATGTTTCTGCCCatattattgtgctgctttATCAGGAGCGAACTCTCCCACTACTATGGCTTTTCTGTTGTGTCTTCTCTTTTCAAACTCCTGTATGAATCCTGTGATCTATGCACTGTTCTACCCCTGGTTTAGAAAATGTGTTAAACACATTGTGactctgcagattctgcagccgGGATCCAGG
It contains:
- the LOC114426551 gene encoding trace amine-associated receptor 6-like, whose amino-acid sequence is MEVREGSDLCFPELHNTSCRKPTLSPSNVVFLCFLMSTMSVLTVTLNLLVIISVSHFRRLHTPTNLLLLSLAVSDFTVGLVVLPSEIMRTTACWFLGEFMCSFSIYVNTVTVGSSVGNMVMISADRYVAICDPLHYPSRLTLTRVKTCISLCWLCLAFYCSIYVKDDLRKDTHTSCYGECVFAIDYITGITDLVLNFIVPVSTIIVLYLRVFVVAVSQARAMRSHITGVSLQQSGTVTSKKSELKAARTLGVLVVVFLTCFCPYYCAALSGANSPTTMAFLLCLLFSNSCMNPVIYALFYPWFRKCVKHIVTLQILQPGSREANIL